From Rudanella lutea DSM 19387, a single genomic window includes:
- a CDS encoding DUF5103 domain-containing protein, whose product MTAPNRYVLLLTSWLWAAAFGSLVAQPLETADVNYDTQIQTVLLYPAIGGDVTSPARTLNPPVTELNTDSPLVLEFDDLSGDYRPFRARLVHCNADWQKSVLNDIEFTYEFNDYPITEYQVSMGTKVQYYHYRFQVPKVKLPGNYMLVVVNERNPRQLILSRRFSTYQNRVSVGAAVQFSSSPQRQFRDQQIDLTLNYKGYQVISPQDDFKIIIRQNYRDDRIITGLKPTNVRVFDQVLEYHLFDLTNTIPGSNEYRFFDTRTVLSRSNFVDRIVPREDKTTAYVMIDQPRSVGGYIQFDDFNGRYVIDHRETQNGSVSADYIETVFTLKTAELPDGEVYVNGAFNNWRQNDRNRMTYDPASGSYRAAILLKQGVYNYVYAVARTSPQPLVDESLLEGNFSQTENDYEVFVYHRPPAGRADQLVAYRKVGFGKRR is encoded by the coding sequence ATGACTGCACCTAACCGTTACGTATTACTCCTGACAAGCTGGCTCTGGGCGGCCGCGTTTGGCTCACTTGTAGCCCAGCCGCTCGAAACCGCCGATGTCAACTACGATACCCAAATCCAGACGGTGTTGCTGTACCCCGCCATCGGGGGCGACGTAACCAGCCCGGCCCGTACCCTCAACCCACCCGTAACGGAGTTGAACACCGATAGCCCGCTTGTGCTCGAATTCGACGACCTGTCGGGCGATTACCGGCCGTTTCGGGCGCGTTTGGTGCACTGTAACGCCGATTGGCAGAAGTCGGTACTGAACGATATTGAATTTACGTACGAGTTCAACGACTACCCCATTACGGAGTATCAGGTTTCGATGGGCACCAAGGTGCAGTACTATCACTACCGGTTTCAGGTGCCCAAGGTGAAGTTACCAGGCAACTATATGCTGGTGGTGGTCAACGAGCGGAACCCCCGGCAGCTGATCTTGTCGCGGAGGTTCAGTACATACCAAAACCGGGTGTCGGTGGGGGCTGCGGTACAGTTTTCGAGCAGCCCGCAGCGGCAGTTTCGCGATCAGCAAATCGACCTGACACTCAACTACAAAGGGTATCAGGTGATTTCGCCCCAGGATGATTTCAAGATTATCATTCGCCAGAACTACCGCGACGACCGGATCATCACCGGCCTGAAACCCACCAACGTGCGGGTGTTCGATCAGGTGCTTGAGTACCACCTGTTCGACCTGACCAACACCATACCCGGCAGCAATGAATACCGGTTTTTTGATACCCGAACGGTACTTTCCCGCAGTAATTTCGTGGACCGGATTGTGCCTCGGGAAGATAAAACGACGGCTTATGTCATGATCGACCAACCCCGGAGTGTAGGCGGTTATATTCAGTTTGATGATTTCAACGGCCGGTACGTGATCGACCATCGCGAAACCCAGAACGGTAGCGTGAGTGCCGACTACATCGAGACGGTGTTTACACTCAAAACGGCGGAGCTTCCCGACGGTGAAGTGTACGTAAACGGGGCATTTAACAATTGGCGGCAAAATGATCGGAACCGCATGACTTACGACCCCGCTTCGGGCAGTTACCGGGCAGCCATCCTGCTCAAGCAGGGCGTGTACAACTATGTGTATGCGGTGGCTCGGACCAGTCCGCAGCCCCTCGTTGATGAGTCGTTGCTGGAGGGTAACTTTTCCCAGACCGAAAACGATTACGAAGTTTTTGTGTACCACCGCCCCCCGGCGGGCCGCGCCGATCAGCTGGTGGCTTACAGAAAAGTGGGATTCGGCAAGCGTCGATAA
- a CDS encoding T9SS type A sorting domain-containing protein, which produces MAQRYSFRYEQRPSAVVSGKTLPNAFAGGLNACQFSMMKLDADSRDDLVVFDRTASKVSTFLAQADGSFRYDPSYEPMFPAMLNWMLLVDYDADGRRDLFTYTTAGIRLFRNVSTAGQVRFQPVADPLMVEGFSGLLPIYGSPVDIPAITDLDDDGDIDVLAAQVGGSYVVYYENLSRNRTPGPGALPGLDFKRNGDCWGNFIINDCEAFAFGVNCQGGGRIATPTAGARPAHSGITLTIADTDGDNRKDILLGHVGCFNVNQIRNATTNDAKANFVSAETKFPANAPVDFPSFLATFLEDIDGDGDADLLVSPNNSGNDGGLTDYRASNWFYRNTGTRTKPSYELVQKNFLQDGMIDLGENSAPALADLDGDGDADLLVGHAGTITSAGTRAGLWYFENKGTANDPAFELITTDYLGLAQSLNVTYTVPQLIDMDGNQTPDLVLTSRAGRVVQVRVFLNTAPRGSAARYVAAEARTWPVPSTIGLRELLTFADVDRDGLIDLLVGKQIGTVEYYRNTGSNAAPVYAPQSQTFGNLTGDITTGTRSLVVADLNGDNRPELVTGSYNGQLRLYRFPDSPTQPAVLLDSLKSLPFAGTDLTLAAADLDGDKLPDLVLGTIAGGLRFIKNDSEKVLITATEPTTDDTTPWAYPNPTDRYVTVRPPHDGTAEVINLAGQVVRAGAPVRAYNETTIDLGDLPEGTYLVRLLAPNKPARVEKVVIWR; this is translated from the coding sequence TTGGCGCAAAGATATTCGTTTCGGTATGAGCAGCGACCCTCGGCCGTTGTTTCTGGAAAAACCTTGCCCAATGCCTTTGCCGGGGGGCTCAACGCCTGTCAGTTTTCGATGATGAAACTCGACGCTGACTCCCGCGACGATCTGGTGGTGTTTGACCGTACGGCTTCCAAGGTCAGTACGTTTCTGGCGCAGGCCGACGGGAGCTTTCGGTACGACCCCAGTTACGAACCGATGTTTCCGGCCATGCTTAACTGGATGCTGTTGGTTGATTATGACGCCGATGGCCGACGCGACCTGTTTACCTACACGACGGCAGGCATCCGGCTGTTTCGTAACGTCTCCACTGCCGGGCAAGTCCGGTTTCAGCCTGTAGCTGATCCGCTTATGGTCGAAGGGTTTAGCGGCTTGCTGCCCATCTACGGCTCACCTGTAGATATTCCCGCCATTACCGACTTAGACGACGATGGCGATATTGATGTGCTGGCGGCTCAGGTTGGGGGAAGCTACGTGGTGTATTACGAAAACCTCAGCCGCAACCGGACGCCCGGCCCCGGTGCCTTGCCGGGGCTCGACTTCAAACGAAATGGCGACTGCTGGGGTAATTTTATTATCAATGATTGCGAGGCCTTCGCCTTTGGCGTCAACTGCCAGGGTGGAGGGCGTATTGCCACCCCAACTGCAGGAGCCCGCCCGGCTCATTCGGGTATTACCCTGACTATTGCTGATACCGACGGCGACAACCGGAAAGATATTCTGTTGGGGCATGTGGGCTGTTTTAACGTTAATCAGATTCGGAACGCGACAACCAACGACGCGAAAGCTAATTTTGTGTCGGCCGAAACGAAGTTCCCGGCTAACGCACCCGTCGATTTTCCGTCGTTTCTGGCAACGTTTCTGGAGGACATCGACGGTGATGGGGATGCCGATTTGCTCGTTTCGCCCAATAACTCAGGCAACGACGGCGGCCTCACCGACTACCGGGCCTCCAACTGGTTTTACCGCAATACAGGCACCCGGACCAAGCCATCCTATGAACTCGTGCAGAAGAATTTTTTGCAGGACGGCATGATCGACCTGGGCGAAAATTCGGCCCCGGCCTTGGCTGATCTGGACGGCGATGGCGATGCTGACTTGCTCGTGGGCCATGCGGGCACCATCACGAGTGCGGGCACGCGGGCGGGGCTTTGGTACTTCGAAAACAAGGGCACGGCCAACGATCCGGCCTTTGAACTAATCACGACCGACTATCTGGGACTGGCGCAATCGCTCAACGTGACCTATACGGTACCGCAACTGATTGACATGGACGGCAACCAAACGCCCGATCTGGTACTCACGAGCCGGGCCGGCCGGGTGGTGCAGGTGCGGGTGTTTCTGAACACGGCCCCCCGCGGTTCGGCAGCCCGGTACGTTGCGGCTGAAGCCCGTACATGGCCGGTACCCTCGACGATTGGGTTACGCGAGCTGCTTACGTTTGCCGATGTAGACCGGGATGGGCTGATCGACTTGCTGGTGGGTAAGCAAATCGGGACGGTCGAGTATTACCGAAACACGGGCAGTAACGCGGCCCCGGTGTATGCACCCCAAAGCCAGACGTTTGGCAACCTCACGGGCGACATCACTACGGGTACGCGCTCGCTTGTAGTGGCCGACCTGAACGGCGACAACCGGCCCGAACTGGTCACGGGATCGTATAACGGACAACTGCGCCTGTACCGATTCCCCGATTCCCCGACCCAACCGGCTGTATTGCTCGATTCGCTCAAAAGCCTGCCCTTTGCCGGTACAGACTTAACGTTGGCTGCGGCCGATCTGGATGGAGATAAACTCCCTGATCTGGTGCTTGGGACGATAGCTGGCGGGTTGCGGTTTATCAAAAACGACTCCGAAAAGGTGCTTATCACGGCTACAGAACCCACCACCGACGACACCACCCCCTGGGCGTATCCTAATCCTACAGACCGGTACGTGACCGTGCGCCCTCCGCACGACGGCACGGCCGAGGTAATCAATCTGGCGGGGCAAGTGGTGCGGGCGGGTGCCCCCGTGCGCGCCTATAACGAAACGACCATCGACCTCGGCGATTTGCCCGAAGGAACCTATCTGGTACGACTGTTGGCCCCCAATAAACCGGCTCGTGTGGAAAAAGTGGTGATTTGGCGTTGA
- a CDS encoding GDSL-type esterase/lipase family protein, which translates to MRTNQNLTAYFSPIIALLWLAYFPTGVWAQTNKFEAEVAKFEETDRQTPPPTKAVVFTGSSSIRLWENLSDYFPGHTLLQRGFGGSELSDVRHFADRLIIRYKPKQVVVYAGENDIAAGATAEQTYNRLVDLFQYVRKALPRAQFTFISIKPSPSRRQYRPVVDATNERIRLFLRQQRRADFVDIVPVMIQANGEPKGELFKSDSLHMNTKGYELWGQVLRPFVQ; encoded by the coding sequence ATGCGCACCAACCAAAACCTAACCGCCTACTTTAGCCCGATCATCGCCCTCTTGTGGCTGGCTTATTTCCCAACCGGTGTATGGGCTCAGACAAACAAGTTTGAAGCTGAGGTCGCCAAATTTGAGGAAACCGACCGGCAAACGCCCCCGCCCACCAAAGCGGTTGTGTTTACGGGCAGCTCCTCTATCCGGCTTTGGGAAAACCTGTCGGATTATTTTCCGGGCCACACGCTGCTGCAACGGGGGTTTGGCGGGTCCGAGCTGAGCGATGTTCGGCACTTTGCCGATCGGCTCATCATTCGGTACAAGCCCAAACAGGTGGTTGTGTACGCAGGCGAAAACGACATTGCCGCCGGAGCCACCGCTGAGCAGACGTACAATCGGCTGGTCGATTTGTTTCAGTACGTACGGAAAGCATTGCCGCGTGCTCAGTTTACGTTTATCTCGATCAAGCCCAGCCCGTCGCGTCGGCAGTACCGCCCGGTAGTCGATGCCACCAATGAGCGGATTCGGCTATTTCTGAGGCAGCAACGGCGGGCCGATTTTGTGGACATTGTACCGGTGATGATTCAGGCCAATGGCGAGCCCAAAGGTGAGTTGTTCAAATCGGACAGCCTGCACATGAATACCAAGGGGTACGAACTGTGGGGGCAGGTACTGCGGCCCTTTGTGCAGTGA
- a CDS encoding UDP-N-acetylmuramoyl-tripeptide--D-alanyl-D-alanine ligase encodes MTSTTDLYAKYLECSGVSTDTRQITPDCLFVALKGPLFDANTFAAEALSKGARYVVVDDPAVVQPGGQYLLVADGLTALQDLARHHRQTLQIPVVGLTGSNGKTTTKELIASVLSQRYVTYATRGNFNNHIGVPLTVLAITEQYEMAVVEMGANHQREIALLSSICQPTHGLITNVGKAHLEGFGGIEGVRKGKGELYDFLAQSGGTLFVNASDPTLMEMQQERQGFGSVVPYLDPTDPSQPKLLEESPVAVYQTPDGQTIRTHMPGRYNFMNMAAALAIGQYFGVTAEEANHAVAGYNPTNNRSQVVTRGTNTVLLDAYNANPSSMAAAITQFIQQPAERKMVILGDMYELGEESAAEHAALGKLIATGNFDTVILAGQDMKYALEYLPKAYYFPDKFSLHNWIADHPMQNTHVLIKGSRGMGLESVVPFI; translated from the coding sequence ATGACATCAACAACCGACTTGTACGCAAAATATCTCGAATGTTCGGGCGTCTCGACCGACACCCGGCAGATCACCCCCGACTGTTTGTTTGTGGCACTTAAAGGTCCGCTGTTCGACGCCAATACCTTTGCCGCCGAAGCCCTCAGCAAAGGCGCCCGTTACGTGGTTGTCGACGACCCGGCGGTAGTACAACCCGGCGGGCAGTATCTGCTCGTGGCCGACGGCCTTACTGCGCTTCAGGATCTGGCCCGGCACCATCGCCAAACGCTCCAAATCCCGGTGGTTGGGCTTACGGGCTCAAACGGCAAAACAACCACCAAAGAACTGATTGCAAGCGTTCTGAGCCAGCGATACGTTACCTACGCCACGCGTGGAAATTTCAATAATCATATTGGCGTGCCCCTTACCGTGCTGGCCATTACCGAGCAATACGAAATGGCCGTGGTCGAGATGGGGGCCAACCACCAGCGCGAAATTGCCCTGTTGTCGAGCATTTGCCAGCCCACACACGGCCTCATCACCAATGTCGGCAAGGCTCACCTCGAAGGGTTCGGCGGTATTGAGGGGGTTCGTAAAGGCAAGGGCGAGCTCTACGATTTTCTGGCTCAGTCGGGCGGCACCCTTTTCGTCAACGCCAGCGACCCCACCCTGATGGAAATGCAACAGGAGCGGCAGGGCTTCGGGTCGGTGGTGCCCTACCTCGACCCCACCGACCCCTCGCAGCCCAAATTGCTGGAAGAGTCGCCGGTGGCCGTTTACCAAACCCCCGACGGACAAACCATTCGGACGCACATGCCGGGCCGCTACAACTTCATGAACATGGCAGCCGCGCTCGCTATCGGGCAGTATTTTGGCGTAACCGCCGAGGAGGCCAACCATGCCGTAGCGGGGTATAACCCGACCAACAACCGCTCGCAGGTAGTGACGCGGGGCACCAACACGGTTTTGCTCGATGCCTACAACGCCAATCCCAGCTCTATGGCTGCGGCTATTACCCAATTTATACAGCAGCCGGCCGAACGTAAAATGGTGATTTTGGGCGATATGTACGAACTGGGTGAGGAGTCGGCCGCCGAACACGCGGCCCTGGGCAAGCTTATTGCGACCGGTAATTTTGATACCGTTATTCTGGCCGGACAGGATATGAAATACGCCCTGGAGTATCTGCCTAAGGCCTACTACTTTCCTGATAAATTCTCCCTCCACAACTGGATTGCCGACCACCCCATGCAAAACACCCACGTTCTGATCAAAGGGTCGCGTGGGATGGGCCTCGAATCCGTTGTACCGTTTATCTAA
- a CDS encoding EamA family transporter, with protein sequence MLLLALSLTSLAILVRIVANPLANVFQKQLTERAAEPLFVTAATYGFLSIVCLAVVPLASLTGLPTAFWTNMTACAILSVLGNVFLVRAMRIGDLSVLGPINAYKAVVSMLVGLVLLGERPTLAGLAGIGLIVAGSYVVLRQPGAASTLSLAVFRRVDVRLRVLALLCSAVDGVFLKKAIVVSSPLTAFSYWCLLGFGLSMGWILLAQRAHCASQLRVLWSQRATYLLLFLSIGLMQISTNIAFSGTPVGYALALFQTSALLSVLFGYQFFGEQNIMRKLVGAGVMVVGASLIIVLG encoded by the coding sequence ATGTTGTTGCTTGCCCTTTCGCTTACTTCCTTAGCCATTCTGGTCCGCATTGTCGCGAATCCGTTGGCCAACGTGTTTCAGAAACAACTTACCGAACGCGCGGCTGAGCCGCTTTTCGTTACGGCGGCCACCTACGGATTCCTGTCAATTGTGTGCCTGGCGGTGGTGCCATTGGCGTCGCTGACGGGCTTACCAACGGCTTTCTGGACAAACATGACCGCCTGCGCGATACTGTCGGTACTGGGCAATGTGTTTCTGGTGCGGGCCATGCGCATCGGCGACCTGTCGGTGCTGGGGCCTATCAATGCGTACAAGGCGGTGGTCAGTATGCTCGTGGGGCTGGTGTTGCTGGGCGAGCGCCCTACACTGGCGGGCCTGGCCGGTATTGGCCTGATTGTGGCCGGTAGTTATGTAGTGCTCCGCCAACCGGGCGCGGCTTCAACCTTATCTTTGGCTGTTTTCCGGCGGGTCGATGTGCGGCTGCGCGTGCTGGCGCTACTCTGCTCGGCTGTGGATGGTGTGTTTCTAAAAAAAGCCATCGTGGTAAGTTCACCCCTGACGGCCTTCTCGTACTGGTGCCTACTGGGGTTTGGCCTCTCGATGGGCTGGATTCTGCTGGCGCAACGAGCCCACTGTGCCAGTCAACTACGGGTGTTATGGTCACAGCGGGCTACGTATTTGCTTTTATTTCTGTCGATTGGGTTGATGCAGATTTCCACCAACATTGCCTTTAGCGGCACGCCTGTTGGCTACGCACTCGCCCTGTTTCAAACCTCAGCCCTGCTGAGTGTTTTGTTTGGCTACCAATTTTTCGGCGAGCAAAACATCATGCGCAAGCTGGTTGGCGCAGGCGTCATGGTTGTCGGCGCGAGCCTGATTATTGTGCTGGGATAA
- the ahcY gene encoding adenosylhomocysteinase, translated as MSTQTSAYVPYKVKDIALAEWGRKEIKLAEAEMPGLMALRQEFGPTKPLAGARIAGCLHMTIQTAVLIETLVELGADVTWSSCNIFSTQDHAAAAIAAAGIPVYAWKGMNEEEFNWCIEQTLFFGEERKPLNMILDDGGDLTNMVFDVYPELISGIKGLSEETTTGVHRLYERMKNGTLHLPAINVNDSVTKSKFDNKYGCRESLVDAIRRATDLMLAGKVAVVAGYGDVGKGSAESLRGAGCRVLVTEIDPICALQAAMDGYEVVPMDEAVTRANIFVTATGNVRIIKDRHFRAMRDKSIVCNIGHFDNEIDMAWLNDNYGHTKSQIKPQVDMYEIDGKEIIVLAEGRLVNLGCAMGHPSFVMSCSFSNQTLAQLELWANSDKYENKVYVLPKKLDEKVAALHLAHVGARLEPLEQEQADYIGVQVEGPFKAEMYRY; from the coding sequence ATGTCAACGCAAACATCCGCTTACGTTCCTTACAAAGTAAAGGACATCGCGCTGGCCGAGTGGGGCCGCAAAGAAATCAAACTGGCTGAGGCTGAAATGCCCGGCCTGATGGCGCTTCGGCAGGAGTTTGGCCCAACCAAGCCATTGGCCGGTGCCCGTATTGCGGGTTGCCTCCACATGACTATCCAAACCGCCGTACTGATCGAAACCCTCGTTGAACTCGGTGCCGACGTAACCTGGTCGTCATGCAATATCTTCTCTACGCAGGATCACGCTGCGGCTGCCATTGCGGCTGCGGGTATTCCCGTGTACGCCTGGAAAGGCATGAACGAAGAAGAATTCAACTGGTGCATTGAGCAAACGCTGTTCTTCGGCGAAGAGCGCAAGCCCCTCAACATGATTCTGGACGACGGTGGCGACCTCACCAACATGGTATTCGACGTGTATCCTGAGCTGATTTCGGGCATCAAGGGTCTGTCAGAAGAAACTACCACGGGGGTTCACCGCCTGTACGAGCGGATGAAAAATGGCACGCTGCACCTGCCCGCCATCAACGTAAACGACTCGGTAACGAAGTCGAAGTTCGATAACAAATACGGTTGCCGCGAGTCGCTCGTCGACGCGATCCGCCGGGCTACCGACCTTATGCTGGCTGGTAAAGTAGCCGTTGTAGCTGGCTATGGTGATGTAGGCAAAGGTTCGGCCGAGTCGCTGCGCGGTGCCGGTTGCCGGGTACTGGTGACCGAAATCGACCCCATCTGCGCCCTGCAGGCCGCTATGGACGGGTACGAAGTAGTTCCGATGGATGAGGCCGTAACCCGCGCCAACATCTTCGTAACAGCTACGGGCAACGTTCGGATCATCAAAGACCGTCACTTCCGGGCTATGCGCGACAAATCAATCGTTTGTAACATCGGCCACTTCGACAACGAAATCGACATGGCGTGGCTCAATGACAACTACGGCCATACGAAGAGCCAAATCAAACCACAGGTTGACATGTACGAGATCGACGGCAAGGAGATTATCGTACTGGCCGAAGGCCGTCTGGTAAACCTGGGTTGCGCGATGGGTCACCCCTCATTTGTGATGTCGTGCTCGTTCTCGAACCAAACGCTGGCGCAGCTCGAACTGTGGGCAAACTCAGACAAGTACGAGAACAAGGTGTATGTACTCCCGAAGAAACTCGATGAGAAGGTAGCAGCTTTGCACCTCGCCCACGTGGGTGCCCGGCTGGAGCCACTGGAGCAGGAGCAGGCCGACTACATCGGTGTTCAGGTTGAAGGTCCCTTCAAAGCCGAAATGTACCGGTATTAA
- a CDS encoding nucleotidyltransferase family protein, translating into MLHPFLHRYQTQITQLCEQFGVERLYAFGSITTAEFDDQRSDIDLLLELPSQLAPEQKGLLYFNLLEEFSRLFGRKVDLLLNQPFKNPYFARSVEATKELLYAARHSQVLS; encoded by the coding sequence ATGCTTCATCCGTTTCTTCACCGGTACCAAACACAAATCACTCAATTATGTGAACAATTTGGGGTAGAGCGCTTGTATGCATTCGGTTCGATCACGACAGCAGAATTTGATGACCAACGAAGCGATATCGATTTACTGCTTGAATTGCCCTCTCAGCTTGCTCCCGAACAGAAAGGACTCCTCTATTTTAATTTGCTGGAAGAATTTAGCCGGTTGTTCGGGCGCAAAGTTGATCTGCTTTTGAACCAGCCGTTCAAAAACCCCTACTTCGCTCGCTCGGTGGAAGCTACTAAAGAACTCCTCTATGCAGCGCGACATTCGCAAGTACTTAGCTGA